DNA from Phocoena phocoena chromosome 1, mPhoPho1.1, whole genome shotgun sequence:
CCTGACTTTCACTTTCTCTgatgattccatttaaaattttttcctaaatCTTATTCTATGACCATATCTTCAGTTCTGATTCTCTTTTTAACTTGtgtaatttaacttttatttcagaTAATTTATGACTCATTGAGAAGTCACTACAGAATTCCTTCTTACCAAATCCAATGGCTTTTAATAGTCTTCTTCAACTTCAGTAATAATGTAACAGTAATAATGGCACTGTTTTCCAAGCTGGCTTCTGCGAGTCCTGTGCCTACTTTAACCCCaccttacaaatgaggaaaagaagGCTCTTAGGTTAAGAAATCTGTACATGATTGTTTAGCTACTACTTGGTGGAATCAGTATTTGTCTAATCATTCTGACTCCAcagtttgtgttctttttatttttttaattacgacccatttttatttttaaattatttttaaaatttttatttatttattttatttttggctgcattgggtctttgttgctgtgcacgggctttctctagttgcagccagcgggggctactcttcgttgtggtgcacgggcttctcattgcggtggcttctcttgtggagcacaggctctaggtgcatgggctttagtagttgtgacatgggggcttcagtagttgtggctcgtgggctctagagctcaggctcagtagctgtggcacacgggcttagttgcttcgtggcatgtgggatcttcctggaccagggcttgaacccatgtcccccacattgtcaggcggattcttaaccactgcgccactagggaagctgCCACAGCTTGTGTTCTTATGGTGCTGTCCTGCAGGGCAGCATTAGGTTATATAGACCACACCACCTTCTTGGTATCTTTTCTTCCACCAGctaattcaataatttttgtctccTCTATCTCTCTTATTGCTTCTTCAATGCTTCTCATCAGTCTCCTTTTTTAATGCAGATATATAATTGACACCTTTTTTAGGCTAAGCTAAACTACTATAGTATATAGACTCTAAAGTTTGGCTCACACAGAGTAGGACTTTCTTGCTCATGTATTGATCTGTTTAGTTCAGTGGACAGTTCTTTTCCCCCTGACAATTCAGGGACAGAGATTCCTTCCACATGGTGGTTCCATCATCCTCGAGGGCCTCCTCATCAACTAAGTTTGGCCAGCAGTAGAAGAAGAGCGCAGAGGGGTTCATTTGGGTGGTTTTTACGGGCCAGACTGGAATGGCTAACATCACTTTTCACTCTCATTCACTTAATGGGGGAGACCTTTGTCACTTCACTCAATCAAATTCAAGGAAGATTGAGAAATATAGTATAGTTGTGTGTCCAGAAGTAGGGAGAAGAGATTTCAGAATGGCCAACAGTCTCTGCCACAATCCCTGAGGAGCCTCTGTCTTTTACACTGCTGTTCTGTTTCTGCACAAACTCCCACAAATGCATTATGATGGTCTCAACTATCCCTTTGACATCTATAGTCCCCATATTTTCATCTTTGTCATATATGTTCATATGAACTCTATTCTCACATATCCCTGGTGTTTGGGACATCTCTATATAGACATGCTGTTGTTACTTCAAGCCCAGCATATCCAAAAACAGAAGCTATCTTCTCTCTCAAACAAAGTTCTTATCCTGACTCCTCCTGTTCTTTTAGCCTCTGAGACTAGAAATCATGGTATCAGCAAGAATGTATCATGCTTTCTACTCTGTTTTCCCCTCATTCTCCGTggttttttctttgatattacCTGCTAGGTCCACTTCTACTCTTCATCTCTGTTGACCTTGCTAAGCCAGGTTCCCATCATCCCATGCGAATTACTATAATTTCTAGTTGCATTTGTTGAcgtcctccttttctttctgaatcaTTTTGAATGTTACTGCCAGATTTGACCACTTGAAATatcacatttatcttttttttaccctaaaaagaaaagttaaatgcCTTCTTATTCCCTGTAGTAAGTAATCCAAACACCTCTACTTGCTTTTTGAGTCCACTTCAAAATTTATTCAGCTATTACCAAGTACTTTGTATGAGCTATTACTAAAATGAGGTTAGACATTCTGGGGACTAAGATTTTGCCGTGAACTGGAAATGTTGGTGCTTTAGGATGACAGGGTCCAGAATGGTTGGATAGGAATAGAGAGTAAAAATCCAGGAAACTCCCTCATCCAAAAATGCTGTGTCATATATACTACGGATAAAATACATATTCTCTATCTTTTAAGAGTTTACAGTGTAATTAATGTTTTGTCACAAATTAAGAAATCATTTTTCACCTCTTATGTAGGCAGAAATTATGAAGATTGATAAAAATCCAGTGAGTTTGCAGGGAGGGGCACCCATATTCAGTGATAGCCCACATACTCATACCCAATACTTTCTTTTTAGTAAATCCTATGAAACATCGACAAGAGTGTACACCAACTTACATATAATGACAAAGTGAAAAATCAGAGacaacctaaatattttttagtaaagTCAAACAAATATGTTTGTAAGTAGAATGTAGTACAATTGTTAATAAGAATGAGATAAATCTAAATGTACAGACATATAattgagcttaaaaaaaaaacagatgccgAACTATATGTATTCCATGATTCCCTTTTTTGggtagaaatgtatatttatgaCCATATATACACAAATGCACACATTCACATGTGTATATTATTGAGAAATGTCTGAACAGATGCATTCCAAAATCCTAAGAGATTAAAGGAAATGGGGATGAGATTGAGAGAGGCTATCCTTTTTCAGTGAATGCATTTCTATATTATTTGATGTTTCATTTTAACATGCACAGAGTATGAGATACTTAAATTtttctaagtaaataaaattttgtcgTAGAAATATAAGCTCGAGATGATATCGTGTTAGAATTCTTATCTCCTTGTTTTATCTCTGATATTTGCCCTTCCAGTGATGCTTTCATCTTAGTCCATTTCCTCTTGCAATTCTCATGGATGAACTCCTCCCAATTTTTAAAGTCACCTTACATACTTTTAACAGCTTCTTTGTGTTGACCACCTTGTTACTTTCACATCAGCTCTCTAGGTGGCAGGATCCTATTTGAAGACAGTCCAACCCTCCTGTACctagtatatattatttttttcccctcctgttcTCACTGtggccatttattttttaaagttcagtgaatatgagttatttatatttttggatttctttcagacTTGGAGGATGAAACAGAAACCAAAGAGTCAATCTTAAAGAGTGACATCTCATGGGAAGAATTACACCATGACCTGATGATGGAAAGGTCCACAAGAGGAAGCACCTTGGTTTCCACGTTGGGAAGGGACTCCAAATGTCATAAGTTAGAAAACCACGAGGAGAACCAAGGAATGGGTGCAGGGCAAATCCCCTTGATCCACAAGAAAACACTCACACAGGAGAGAGGCCAAGAATCTAACAGATGTGTGAAAAGTATTCATGTGTACTCAAAAGTTATTCCAGGACCAATAGATCCTCCAAGAAAAAGACACCATAAATATGACATATCTAGAAGGAAAAGTAGATACAATTTAGGTTTGATTAATCACTCAAGGAATTATACAAGAATGAAAGCCTTTGAATGTAATATTTgtgaaaaaatcttcaaacagcTCATTCATCTTACAGAACACatgagaattcatactggagagaaacctttcagatgtaaagaatgtggaaaagcctttagCCAAAGTTCATCCCTTATTCCACATCAGAGAATCCATACTGGCGAGAAACCCTATGAGTGTAAAGAATGCGGGAAAACCTTCAGACATCCATCATCTCTTACTCAACATGTTAGAATTCATactggggagaaaccctatgaatgtggTGTATGTGAGAAAGCATTCAGCCAGAGCATTGGGCTGATCCAGCATCTGAGAACTCATGTCAGAGAGAAACCTTTTACATGCAAAGACTGTGGAAAAGCATTTTTCCAGATTAGACACCTCAGGCAACATGAGATTATTCATACTGGTGTGAAACCCTATGTTTGTAATGTATGCAGTAAAACCTTCAGCCACAGCACATACCTAACTCAACACCAGAGAACTCATACTGGGGAAAGACCAtataaatgtaaggaatgtgggaaagcctttagccAGAGAATACATCTTTCTATCCATCAAAGAGTCCATACTGGAGTGAAACCTTATAAATGCAGTCattgtgggaaagccttcaggcATGATTCATCCTTTGCtaaacatcagagaattcatactggagaaaaaccatatgattgtaatgaatgtggaaaagccttcagcTGTAGTTCATCACTCATTCGACATTGCAAAACACATTTAAGAAATACCTTCAGCAATGATATGtgaaatatgttcaacatcaaaGAATCCCCAAATCGGAGCAAAAACCTCTAAATCTATGGTTTTCTGACTTTTGGATTTCAAGaaccaataattattttttaatggtttgaCCCAATGTTACAACTATTAATTttgccatattaaaaaaaagcactACCTATTATCTGCATTGTTTCAGAAAAGAAAgggcattttaatatttaaaaatacaggaaGGATATATTCATAGAGAACAACCCTTTACATTTGAATTAACTTAGCTTTATGAAAATCTCCcaaatttgtctttatttttctcatttcactgtGGACCAGTGAAATCATCACAACAGGCCAGTGATCTGTGATTGGCTTTGAGAGTCACTGTTTTAAATATCCCTTTAATGaatcagaataaaatataatctttacTATAGCTCTTTATATGGCTGGAAGAGgtataaataaaaatgtcagttgtctcatttctagaagaaaaaatgttaaaggggTTTTTCTAGACTTGATAGATAATGTGCTATACATGGGATACTTATATTTTATGGTTTTCTATAGAGAGgaattggcaaactttttctataaagggccagatagtaaatatgttAGGTGTTGTAGGCCATATGGCCACTGTCAGAACTACTCAACTCTACCATTTTAGTGCAAAAGCATCCAGAGGCAATATATAAATCAGGGTATCTCAATCTTGGTGCTGCTGATATTTTGGGGCCAGATACTTTGTTATGGGCAGCCATCCTGTGCATCGTAGGgtttttagcagcatccctggccactGGATGCCAGTAGTCCCCTCATCCATTGTGATGACCAAAACTTTCCCCAGACATTGCTAGATGTCCCCTGGAGGGCAAGGTAGTTCctacttgagaaccactgagaaaTGAATGGgtgtagctgtgttccaataaactttatttaaaagacaaatttgaGTTGCATTTAGCTCGAGGGTTGTAGTTTGCCACTCCTGCTATAGAGTATGTAAAATGATTAATACTGACAATGGACTGTCATTTAATGTCaaatttgtatgtttgtttatatCTATGCCAAAAATCTTATTTCCTTACCAATTCCTTTGGTATTttgttgcaaaaaaaaatttttttaatcacaattatGATGCTATTTTGGAAACCTAGGAATTATTTATGGAGATATTTACGCAGACTTTAGTTCATAATGATGCTTTTTTGTTCATCCACAAGTGCTTTGAgatgtatctctaaaagataaccACCACTCTGTTAAGACTTAACTGCAATGCCATTATTACACGTAAGAAAATTAAGCCATAATTCCTTAATACATATTGATGTTTTTTTGAAGATAGATATATTAAGATTGGTGGctgccattttaattgtttttgactTTCCATTTGCCAAATGTACAGTATTAGATTCAAAAATGTGCTTTCTGCTGAGTGGGAGAGTCTTTGAGATAGCCCCAGAAAAACACATCTAGAGGCCCACCAAAGAGGACCAGGGAGAAAGTGACCGTGGGCCAAACTGAGGCAGGGAAGTATGAGAGAAGAAGTGGAGGAGTTGATTCATAGTACTTCACTGTATTTATAAATACTGCATCCTTCCAAACATAATTGAAGATTGGTCAAGTTCAACTTCTTACTCTTAAATGGAAGAACAAACAATTCAACTGCCTGAGCATTGTGTGAACTATCAAAAGTAAAGCTGCTAATCCAGAATGTATACcattatctctaggtattttctattagtatatttactttaaaaaaaacaaaaaacaactggcTCCTAACTCTTAGGTCCTGTATGACTTTGATGGGCAGAGGACAGAGTGAGGATGCTCACTGTTCCTTATATATGTTTGTCCATGTTTCCGTGGTCTTAGATTTCCCAAGAATTTGGGTTTCTCTGATTGCTTCTTTTAGTGAAAGGCATGACCAACACTTTTCTCTGCCTCAGTGAGTCCCTGCCTCAGTGATCTCATATAAGGTCTTATAGCTTAAAATACTATCTCTGTTTAATTGACAAATTCACGTCCCCAGCCTAGACCTTTCTTCTGAACTCCAACCTCTTCCTGCCATTGAGCCTTTGCACTAGCTGTTCCTTCAGACATCCTACCCTTCCCTTCTCATCTTTGCTCAATGTTGCCTTTTCACTAAAGCCTGTTCTGACCATGCTACTTAATACTGCAACCTGTCCCTTACCCCCTAACTTCAATATTCCCAACCCCCCCTTAATTTGTTCTATTCTTTCTTTGTCCATATCACATATCACCTAACATACTAGATAATTTACATATTTACTATGCTTATTATTTACTATTGTCTCCCCTTAGTAatatgtaagctccatgagagcagggatctGTTTTGTTTGCCAGTGTATCAtaagtgcctagaatagtgcctggcacacagtagggactcaagaaatatttgttgaattgctttgatttgaactgaattgaattacGTATCTATGACAGTAGAGAAAGGCAGTTCCTATACTGTCTCACCTagattttataggtgaggaaacctttccgtttccttttttttctttgcaaatagaTCAGAATTTATAAGCCTCATTATAAGAATGGTGAATCATAACTGACATACTTTTAAGATAGAAGggtatttttaagttaatttgtttaaaatgcagttaAGTAGGGCTGATTAACTACATgactttatctttgtttttgtaaaaGAGTTTACATTACCACCTTCCTTCATCCCAAAGGAGACTAGAGTTTATTCTCTGGAGAAGGACAATTTGCTCTGGAATCAGAGACACCAGACACAGAAGAGACAGGGGTAAGAAACAGGGCTGAAATGGAGACTGAATGGTGGCATGCGCAGCCCCTCTCCCGGGCGAAGGCAGGCTCCACCCCTTCAACAGCCCCCCACTCCAGTTTAACTCATCCcttcatatataatttatttgtatGACTGTTGTTAGTCTTGGTATCACTGAAAAGGTTATTTCCTATATTTTGAGTTTGTGTTTTTACATCTGATGCAACTGAGGATCTAAACGCTTCTGCTTTCCAAATTTCTAGTCAATTATCCAAATACCCCTCATTGTCATCCTCTTTCAACTGATTGTTTGTGCCAAGCACACTCTGTACATCTACAGAGGTGACCTTATTTAAATGGCATCATTCCTATGAAATGGATACtattattttcccccattttataaatgaagacacTGAAGATCTGAGGGGATAAATGATAtgtccaaggttgcacagctaagCAGTTGAAATGCTGGATGGGTTAAACTGCTGGGACAGGAGCTGGGCTGTGTGTGACATTCATgtgtcttttaatttctctgatgagacattttaatgaaaatatatgtagtTGATTTCAAAACacaggtaagtttcctctatttacctttatttttctaaaagtttcttttcaaaatatgtatgttgaagccctagcaCCCAATGTGATTGTATCTGGAGAAGGGCTTTTGGAAGGTACTTAgagttagatgaggtcatgagagtgaccttcatgatggaattagtgcccttaaaagAAGAGACGCCAGAGAACaaattccctttccctctcccgcCGTTACTAACAGTCTGTTACTAACGGACCCTTAGTCTGTTCCGGTTGCTGtaagaaaaatatcatagactgggtggcttataaatagCACAAATTTATTGCTCACAAttttggaggctgaaagtccaagatcaagatagcagcatggtcaggttctggtgaaagccctcttctgggttgcagactacCAACTTCTCCCTGTGTTCTCACATGCTGGAAGGAGCTAGGGAGCCCAGTGGGCTCTTTTTTAAGgtcactaatctcattcatgagggttccacccccCTGACCTAAGTGCCTCCCAATGCCCCACCTCTTAACTACTGTCAGTTGGGTATTttggatttcaatatatgaatttggaggggacacatTCAGATCACTGCACACCCAAATTCATGTTTCTGACCCCAAACAGCACTTCAGACTCTTAATTCCAAGTGCATAATTGACTCTTGGATGTGTATtaggcatctcaaatttaacaaGTCCATTTCTGAACCTGCTCTGTTTCCAGTATTTCCTGTCTCAGTAAATGGGAGCATCCAATTGCCCAATCAGAATCATCTTGACTCCTCAATCCCTCAGAAAATTCTGTtggctctatcttcaaaatatatcttttctCATCACCTCCACTGCTGCCACTTAATTTAGTTCACTATTTTCTTTCACAATGGGTTATTGCACACTTGCATCCCCTACAGTTTATTCTCCAGATAGTACCCATATGACTTATGTTCTCACTATGATTTGCCTCAAGCAATACAGCATTTCTTGCTGGTCCATGCATATGCCCATccctgctcccacctcagggccttcgcCTTCTCTAAGATGCTCTTTCTCCAGATATAAATGTGGCTCATTTCCTGACTTCTTTCAGGTCTCTGGTCAAATAGCATCTCATCAGAGGGATCTTCCTGAGTTACCCTGTATAAAATAGCTCCCCACTTATAGCTGCTCTTTTGGGTTGATTATATATTATCACTTCTTTCCCCCTCTTTACTAGGTTTGAAGTTAGATATTCTACTTCTGTTCTTTTAGTGGTTACCCTGAATGTTacaacatgcttttttttttaatttttaaactaagttttattggagcatagttgcgttacaatgttgtgttagcttctactgcacagcagaatgaATCAgccattcatatacatatatcccttcccttttgggtttccctcccatttaggacaccacagtgcattaagtagagttccctgtgctatacagtaggttcccctcagttgtctattttatacatagtgtcaatagtgtatatgtgtcaatcccaatctcccaattcctcccaccccacccctttcccccttggtatccatacatttgttctttacgtctgtgtgtctatttctgctttgcaacatGCATTTTTTAGAAACTTTATTAAATTATGATACtcatacagaaaagtgcatatATAGAGATAAATATCTTAATgagttttcaaaatgttaaacacatcTGTGTAACCAGCTCATAGGTTAAGAACAAATTATAGCCGTCCAGAAGCAGTGCTCCCTTCCAGTCACTATCCTCTAAAAGGTAACTTCTAACACCATAGGTTAATTTCACCTCTCTTTGtactttatttaaatagaattacatgtattcttttgtatctggtttcttttgctcaatactatatttgtgagattcatcaaTATTGTTGTGTGTAGTTCTAGTCTctattttcattgctgtgtgtacTCTATTGTATGATATAGCAATATTTATTTGCTCAGTCCACTGCTGATGGGCATTGGGTGGTTTctagtttgggattaatataaaGAATGTTCTATGAACATTCTAGTATATGTCTTTTGGTAAATACATGTATCCATTTCTGTTGGTTATATAACAAAGgataggattgctggatcataatgtTCAGCTTCAGTAAATGCTACTACCAAATGCTTTTCTGAaatagttgtaccaatttatacccTCATCAAAAATACCTGAAATCTCTGGTCCTTGATTTTAATCTGGGTTAACTTATTAATTTTGTCCTTTATGTTTAGCACTTTTTATTCCATGTAATAAATCTATGCCCATTTCAAGGTTGTACAAATACTCTCCTACTTTCttctaaaacattttgttttatctaCCACATTTAGATTTGAAATCCATTAGGACTGATTTTTGTTTATGTTGTAAAGTAGAGGTCAATATAAAGGTCCAACTGACCCATCACCAACTTATTTAAAAGACCTTCTTTTCCTCCACCCTTTTTCTAAATCAGGTGATTGTCTATATGTAGGTCTGAATTTGGACTCTTGTTCCTTTGTCAGTTTATCTATTCTTGCACCAATACCTACctcattgtcttaattactgatACTATAACTTTATAATAGGTTTTCACATTCAGTAATATAAGTCTACTGGCTAACAATATACATTTTCTACTTATCAGAATGTATGTTAATGAATACCTCTACTCTTGTCTACAATAGTCCTTAGAGCACTTTAACTATAACACTTTAACTTAGAATACTTTAACTCAATTCACCCTCTTCCCAATCTCTATGCCGTTGTTTTTGGatattaaatctttttctttaaacatctttactggagtataattgctttacagtggtgtgttagtttctgctttataacaaagtgaatcagctatacatatacatatatccctgtatctccaaatctatttttttaacctcaCAAATTATTAAGATTTTTACTCTACATCATTAATGCTCCTTTATagtcacatattttttttctttgttcctttttacatttttgtccttttgtctggaatcattttctttctgcctaAAGTTCAGccttgaaaatttttctttaatgtagtCTGTTGGTGGCAAACTctctcatttttttggtctgaaaatgtctttatttctcctttattcttgaaagatttttttttaattctgcattGAATTCTGTGTTGTCAATTATTTCCTCACAACACACTGAAGATTTCatcccactgtcttctggcttccattatCACAGATGATAAGTTAGCTGTCACAGTGCTGCTTGTGCTAGTTATCAAAATTTGCCACTGTATTAATTAGGAATATCTGCATGATAAGTAACtccaaaacttaatggcttaaaaaaataaacattttttaatctcaCATTTTTTAATGAGTCAGTAATTCAGAGCCTGCTTAGTTGGGCGGTTCTGGCTCAGAATTCAGTCAATATGAAGTTGCAGTAAGATGTCAGCTGAGATTGGAGTCATCCGAAGGCTTGGTTGGGGCTAAAGGATACACTTCCAAGATAGCTAACTCAAATGGCTGGCAAGTTCCTCAGAGCAAGCAATCAAAGAGTGTGCAAAGCAGAAGTGGCAATCTTTTGTGACTTAACTTCTGAAATCACATACTGTCACTTCCACCacattccactcttttttttttttttttttttgccactctgcatggcatgtgggatcttagttccaagaccagggatctaacccacgccccctgcagtggaagcatggagtcttaatcactggactgccagggaatcccacattttattctttagaaGTTAGTCTGACTCACAttcaaggggagagggaggaaggaatgggcatattttaaaactaccacagacacttttaagattttctcttttagtttttttcagtTTCACTATGATGTGTCTAGGTGTAGATTTCTCTTTATTTAACTCATTAGAGAGTTATTTGGCTTCTTAAATCTGTGATCTGTTTGCTTTcacaggtattaaaaaatatttagccattatctcttcaaatactgtCTCTCTCTTAAACTTATGCTAGATCTTTTCACTGTAACATCTATGTCTCTTATTCTCTCTTCTATATATTTCATCCTTTTGTTTCTTAATGCTTCATTCTAGATAATCTCTTCTGACCTaccttccatttcatttattctctATTCATCTATGTCTAATCTGCCATTATATGCATTCAATGAATTCTTAATTTTGTTACTGTATTTCTTTGTCATAGAGtttctatttagtttttaaaaaatatgttatatcACTTTTTATAGTTTCCAGGTATCTGCCAAAACTGTCTgagttatcttttatttctttaaacaaagaaaacataagttGTTTTATACTTTGCATCTGGTAATTCCAAAAGCAGTTGTCTttgtaggtctatttctgttgtttgtgt
Protein-coding regions in this window:
- the ZFP69B gene encoding zinc finger protein 69 homolog B isoform X1, which encodes MLQRLLITLPVEASTWVKLRHPKKATEGAPLWEDVTKMFEGGVLLSQDADETRGESFEDEVASGSLTAESQELLTFKDISVDFTQEEWGQLAPAHRNLYREVMLENYGNLVSVAGYQLSKPGVISQLEKGEEPWLMEREISGGPSPDLEDETETKESILKSDISWEELHHDLMMERSTRGSTLVSTLGRDSKCHKLENHEENQGMGAGQIPLIHKKTLTQERGQESNRCVKSIHVYSKVIPGPIDPPRKRHHKYDISRRKSRYNLGLINHSRNYTRMKAFECNICEKIFKQLIHLTEHMRIHTGEKPFRCKECGKAFSQSSSLIPHQRIHTGEKPYECKECGKTFRHPSSLTQHVRIHTGEKPYECGVCEKAFSQSIGLIQHLRTHVREKPFTCKDCGKAFFQIRHLRQHEIIHTGVKPYVCNVCSKTFSHSTYLTQHQRTHTGERPYKCKECGKAFSQRIHLSIHQRVHTGVKPYKCSHCGKAFRHDSSFAKHQRIHTGEKPYDCNECGKAFSCSSSLIRHCKTHLRNTFSNDM
- the ZFP69B gene encoding zinc finger protein 69 homolog B isoform X2, translated to MLQRLLITLPVEASTWVKLRHPKKATEGAPLWEDVTKMFEGGVLLSQDADETRGESFEDEVASGSLTAESQELLTFKDISVDFTQEEWGQLAPAHRNLYREVMLENYGNLVSVGYQLSKPGVISQLEKGEEPWLMEREISGGPSPDLEDETETKESILKSDISWEELHHDLMMERSTRGSTLVSTLGRDSKCHKLENHEENQGMGAGQIPLIHKKTLTQERGQESNRCVKSIHVYSKVIPGPIDPPRKRHHKYDISRRKSRYNLGLINHSRNYTRMKAFECNICEKIFKQLIHLTEHMRIHTGEKPFRCKECGKAFSQSSSLIPHQRIHTGEKPYECKECGKTFRHPSSLTQHVRIHTGEKPYECGVCEKAFSQSIGLIQHLRTHVREKPFTCKDCGKAFFQIRHLRQHEIIHTGVKPYVCNVCSKTFSHSTYLTQHQRTHTGERPYKCKECGKAFSQRIHLSIHQRVHTGVKPYKCSHCGKAFRHDSSFAKHQRIHTGEKPYDCNECGKAFSCSSSLIRHCKTHLRNTFSNDM